NNNNNNNNNNNNNNNNNNNNNNNNNNNNNNNNNNNNNNNNNNNNNNNNNNNNNNNNNNNNNNNNNNNNNNNNNNNNNNNNNNNNNNNNNNNNNNNNNNNNNNNNNNNNNNNNNNNNNNNNNNNNNNNNNNNNNNNNNNNNNNNNNNNNNNNNNNNNNNNNNNNNNNNNNNNNNNNNNNNNNNNNNNNNNNNNNNNNNNNNNNNNNNNNNNNNNNNNNNNNNNNNNNNNNNNNNNNNNNNNNNNNNNNNNNNNNNNNNNNNNNNNNNNNNNNNNNNNNNNNNNNNNNNNNNNNNNNNNNNNNNNNNNNNNNNNNNNNNNNNNNNNNNNNNNNNNNNNNNNNNNNNNNNNNNNNNNNNNNNNNNNNNNNNNNNNNNNNNNNNNNNNNNNNNNNNNNNNNNNNNNNNNNNNNNNNNNNNNNNNNNNNNNNNNNNNNNNNNNNNNNNNNNNNNNNNNNNNNNNNNNNNNNNNNNNNNNNNNNNNNNNNNNNNNNNNNNNNNNNNNNNNNNNNNNNNNNNNNNNNNNNNNNNNNNNNNNNNNNNNNNNNNNNNNNNNNNNNNNNNNNNNNNNNNNNNNNNNNNNNNNNNNNNNNNNNNNNNNNNNNNNNNNNNNNNNNNNNNNNNNNNNNNNNNNNNNNNNNNNNNNNNNNNNNNNNNNNNNNNNNNNNNNNNNNNNNNNNNNNNNNNNNNNNNNNNNNNNNNNNNNNNNNNNNNNNNNNNNNNNNNNNNNNNNNNNNNNNNNNNNNNNNNNNNNNNNNNNNNNNNNNNNNNNNNNNNNNNNNNNNNNNNNNNNNNNNNNNNNNNNNNNNNNNNNNNNNNNNNNNNNNNNNNNNNNNNNNNNNNNNNNNNNNNNNNNNNNNNNNNNNNNNNNNNNNNNNNNNNNNNNNNNNNNNNNNNNNNNNNNNNNNNNNNNNNNNNNNNNNNNNNNNNNNNNNNNNNNNNNNNNNNNNNNNNNNNNNNNNNNNNNNNNNNNNNNNNNNNNNNNNNNNNNNNNNNNNNNNNNNNNNNNNNNNNNNNNNNNNNNNNNNNNNNNNNNNNNNNNNNNNNNNNNNNNNNNNNNNNNNNNNNNNNNNNNNNNNNNNNNNNNNNNNNNNNNNNNNNNNNNNNNNNNNNNNNNNNNNNNNNNNNNNNNNNNNNNNNNNNNNNNNNNNNNNNNNNNNNNNNNNNNNNNNNNNNNNNNNNNNNNNNNNNNNNNNNNNNNNNNNNNNNNNNNNNNNNNNNNNNNNNNNNNNNNNNNNNNNNNNNNNNNNNNNNNNNNNNNNNNNNNNNNNNNNNNNNNNNNNNNNNNNNNNNNNNNNNNNNNNNNNNNNNNNNNNNNNNNNNNNNNNNNNNNNNNNNNNNNNNNNNNNNNNNNNNNNNNNNNNNNNNNNNNNNNNNNNNNNNNNNNNNNNNNNNNNNNNNNNNNNNNNNNNNNNNNNNNNNNNNNNNNNNNNNNNNNNNNNNNNNNNNNNNNNNNNNNNNNNNNNNNNNNNNNNNNNNNNNNNNNNNNNNNNNNNNNNNNNNNNNNNNNNNNNNNNNNNNNNNNNNNNNNNNNNNNNNNNNNNNNNNNNNNNNNNNNNNNNNNNNNNNNNNNNNNNNNNNNNNNNNNNNNNNNNNNNNNNNNNNNNNNNNNNNNNNNNNNNNNNNNNNNNNNNNNNNNNNNNNNNNNNNNNNNNNNNNNNNNNNNNNNNNNNNNNNNNNNNNNNNNNNNNNNNNNNNNNNNNNNNNNNNNNNNNNNNNNNNNNNNNNNNNNNNNNNNNCTACATACCATTGACGTAAGGTTTCGTTCCACTGAAATGAGCCAAAAACCCTCTGGCCTGGGTCCCTTCGTCAGTCACCATCTCCAGCATCATGGTGTTTGTGGTCGATACCTGAGTGCCGGGCCGGAAAGTTCCACAGAACCGACCTAGTTTTTGCACCAAGTTGGAGTGGCCGTTGTAGATATCCAGATAGTCGTAGCGACACTGGGAGTCAGCCTCCAGGTCAAAAATGCGGAAGGAGAGCGTGACCACGTTTCCCTCTGGGACCTGGAAACCAGATGAACCGTTTGTGAATGAGAGGAGCTGGTTGTGAGAGAGCMRGTGTTCGGAGAGTGACTCACAGTGATGCGCCAGGTGCATTTGCTGTTGGGTTTGTAGAAGCTGGGGAAGTCCTCGCTGCCAACAAAGCCTGACTCAGCAACCAGGTCTCCTCCGCAGTAGAACACAGGCCTGCAATAAGGGAGTcagtgagactttttttttaatgtatgctTCTTATCCCTCCcccaataaaatctgaatgggGTTGATTAGACAAAAAAGCATCTAAGTTAAGACAAGATAAGTTCTGTTAACTTATCTTGTCTTTCTGTGGCATCATAATACCACAGAAAGCAGAGCAGACTGTTGCAATCCTACAtctagtttctgtttttgaaattcTTTTAGAAGCAGGTCAGCATCTTCTATCATCGAGGAATTGCTGATTCTGTAACTTATGATATTTGGGGGGAATTTTTCCATCAATGATGTAGAACAAAACGATTTGGCTTGCATGGGAAATAACAGCCCCACAACACTTAAACACATACTCATACTAACGTTTATTTTATTGGAGTCTCAAAAACAAWTTTAGGAGTTTATCCAAAATATGTTATCTAAAAAGAATCCTTTGTTCTCGCTTGAATCGCCAAAGTTGGATATAATATTTTCAATCCAAGAGGATTGCTTATCTTTTGTCTCGGATTGTTGGACGTCTCTATTTAAAAAGCTAGCTGTGTGTGGGAAATGGGGCAGAGAGGAATGACACCGAGCAAACTAAACAAGTCTGGACTTGAATTTGGActcactgcagcagcagggCTTTCATCCTCTGTGGGAGTGTTACTCACAAAGCTCCACTGAAAAACCTTGCATAGACATTGGTTAAATTAAGCACTCTGTGCATTATAGTgtaggaaattaaaaaaaaatcacaaaaatgttaataaactCTTGCTTATGATTTATTTCTGCAATAAATCTTTTATTAGATGCCTACATGCTCTGAACCGCAAGGACTGGTCTCTGGAGCAGTAGATaaaggtcagcagatcagccaAGTCCAGATGTATCCTGTTCTGAAGGGATTTTAGGTATGCACTCGYMCTGYTCAGAGTCCACCCCASATGGCTAACAGGGAGAACCGARGTCGATTCCRTGAGTCGGTGATGGTGTTCAGAAATGTTAGGCAGCCTAAGCAAGGCCAGGGAGTTGCTGGACTCAAAAAGGATCTGTCAGACCTTTTATGacattacaaccataaactttaTTTGTCCCCTTCTGCACTGTTAAGGGATTTTATGGAGTTGAGCAACAATTGAGTAAAGATTTTTCATTATGCATTAAATTTTTGTCCATTCTTTGCAAACTAGCTCCAGCTTCTTCAGATTGGATAGACAAGTCTCGACTGCGGCCATTCTAACATGAGCTCTGCTTAAGCTTTGAAactttggctgtatgtttaggggcTCTGTCCTGCCGAGAGATGACCCTCCTTCAacagtttcaagtctttttcagCGTCATgtaggttttcttccaggattgctcTGTTTTAAGCATCATTCATCTCACCCTCAGCTCTGACTggtttctctgtttctgctgaaaatGACCCCCCATATTGTTTTACGTCCTACATCTGCAT
The DNA window shown above is from Poecilia reticulata strain Guanapo linkage group LG14, Guppy_female_1.0+MT, whole genome shotgun sequence and carries:
- the LOC103475895 gene encoding procollagen C-endopeptidase enhancer 2-like; the protein is MMRVDCIWGLLLLLSLSLGWTKAQETNYTRPVFYCGGDLVAESGFVGSEDFPSFYKPNSKCTWRITVPEGNVVTLSFRIFDLEADSQCRYDYLDIYNGHSNLVQKLGRFCGTFRPGTQVSTTNTMMLEMVTDEGTQARGFLAHFSGTKPYVNGM